A window of the Cystobacter fuscus genome harbors these coding sequences:
- a CDS encoding DUF4388 domain-containing protein produces MKKLLLVENHPPTREHLTGVLSQAGYSVRAVGEPGSAMEHFVADNPSLVVMSVDVPRLDGAHVGHLIRSYSLGARVPIVAIDKGHLGRARGVASLVDLKVNAYVADPLKPGELVGKLQALATAMEQNATPLKGVLGMLVRPAVLSGDLKGFPLPAMLVSLYRLRRDGVLVVAHRDLTRRVFFAQGSAVNYDSSARQDALPSYLLQRQVLTEAQAERVVQALGSGLRIGAALNEAGVEAAGEELLQLLREYTMDRVAQVIGMREGRYAFYPGDDFQSEVATVETPALAPILDGARRAMPLKTLAAPLRAHQSEFPVRTPDFGRDLGALGLNTEDLKIAMQMNGRIPLRDLLAHGRGDLRRGYSLLWFLRLVGGVDFSPTPVAQGPGEVMVVPDVIAPRKRKPLPADVAANLREGAVRIITGSYFRCLGLEIAADSEAVERSYHELAMRFHPDSYAEYDTSEMKDLLDSVQEKLSAAYRVLSVPDKRKAYLQYLVSRMDVGRSTTVNVDAELMLRRGEAALKRKQYRSALIQFEEAVGLNPQEPEYYSYLAWATFLAGTGPKEDRARAAQKVLRKALTLNPYLERALIISAIIDSEMNDASGARKKLLKVLELNPNSQLAKAALRKVGR; encoded by the coding sequence GTGAAGAAGCTTCTGCTGGTCGAGAACCATCCCCCCACCCGTGAGCATCTCACCGGGGTCCTGTCTCAAGCCGGCTATTCCGTGAGGGCCGTGGGCGAGCCCGGCTCGGCGATGGAGCATTTCGTCGCCGACAATCCCTCACTGGTGGTGATGTCCGTGGACGTGCCGCGACTGGATGGCGCGCACGTGGGCCACCTCATCCGCAGCTACAGCCTGGGGGCGCGCGTGCCCATCGTGGCCATCGACAAGGGCCATCTGGGCCGGGCCCGCGGCGTGGCCTCCCTGGTGGACCTGAAGGTGAACGCCTACGTGGCCGACCCGCTCAAGCCTGGTGAGCTGGTGGGCAAGCTCCAGGCGCTGGCGACCGCCATGGAGCAGAACGCCACCCCGCTCAAGGGCGTGCTGGGGATGCTGGTGCGCCCGGCGGTGCTCAGTGGGGATCTCAAGGGGTTTCCCCTGCCGGCGATGCTGGTGTCGCTCTACCGCCTGCGCCGCGATGGCGTGCTGGTGGTGGCGCACCGGGATCTGACGCGGCGGGTCTTCTTCGCCCAGGGCAGCGCGGTGAACTACGACTCCAGCGCGCGGCAGGACGCGCTGCCCAGCTACCTGCTGCAGCGCCAGGTGCTGACCGAGGCGCAGGCGGAGCGGGTGGTGCAGGCGCTGGGCTCGGGCCTGCGCATTGGCGCGGCGCTCAACGAGGCCGGGGTGGAGGCCGCGGGCGAGGAGCTGTTGCAGCTCTTGCGCGAGTACACGATGGACCGGGTCGCCCAGGTCATCGGCATGCGCGAGGGGCGCTACGCCTTCTATCCCGGCGATGACTTCCAGAGCGAGGTGGCCACGGTGGAGACGCCCGCGCTGGCGCCCATCCTGGACGGAGCGCGCCGGGCCATGCCGCTCAAGACGCTGGCCGCGCCCCTGCGCGCGCACCAGTCGGAGTTTCCCGTGCGCACGCCCGACTTCGGCAGGGATCTGGGCGCGCTGGGGCTGAACACGGAGGACCTGAAGATCGCCATGCAGATGAACGGGCGCATCCCGCTGAGGGATCTGCTCGCGCATGGGCGGGGCGACTTGCGGCGGGGCTACTCGCTGTTGTGGTTCCTGCGGCTGGTGGGCGGGGTGGACTTCTCGCCCACGCCCGTGGCCCAGGGGCCCGGCGAGGTGATGGTGGTGCCGGACGTCATCGCCCCACGCAAGCGCAAGCCGCTGCCGGCGGACGTGGCGGCCAACCTGCGCGAGGGCGCGGTGCGCATCATCACCGGCAGCTACTTCCGCTGTCTGGGGCTGGAGATCGCCGCGGACAGCGAGGCGGTGGAGCGCTCCTATCACGAGCTCGCCATGCGCTTTCACCCGGACAGCTACGCCGAGTACGACACCTCGGAGATGAAGGACCTGCTGGACTCGGTGCAGGAGAAGCTGTCGGCGGCGTACCGGGTGCTGTCGGTGCCGGACAAGCGCAAGGCGTACCTGCAGTACCTCGTGTCCCGCATGGACGTGGGCCGCTCCACCACGGTGAACGTGGACGCCGAGCTGATGCTGCGGCGGGGAGAAGCGGCGCTCAAGCGCAAGCAGTACCGCTCGGCGCTCATCCAGTTCGAGGAGGCGGTGGGGCTCAACCCCCAGGAGCCCGAGTACTACTCGTACCTGGCGTGGGCCACCTTCCTGGCGGGCACGGGGCCCAAGGAGGACCGCGCCCGGGCCGCGCAGAAGGTGCTGCGCAAGGCGCTCACGCTCAATCCGTACCTCGAGCGGGCCCTCATCATCTCGGCCATCATCGACAGTGAGATGAACGATGCGTCGGGCGCGCGCAAGAAGCTGCTCAAGGTGCTCGAACTCAACCCCAACTCCCAGCTCGCGAAGGCCGCGCTGCGCAAAGTAGGCCGGTGA